From Cellulomonas fimi ATCC 484, a single genomic window includes:
- a CDS encoding AMP-binding protein has protein sequence MSNAAGLSFDLPPGVPADVDVPDEPLTAALDRAAVTWPDRVALDFLGATTTYRELADAAARGAQVLLDLGVRPGDRVALAMPNCPSHVVAFWAALRVGAVVVEHNPTYTAEELAHQLADSGAVVAVVWQKTVPAVLASLERTDVRAVVAVDLSADLPWAKRLALRLPLARARRTRAAMCGPVPSHVPSWHRLAAAARPASTTAPSPDDLALLQYTGGTTGTPKAAMLSHRNLVANALQGHAWTGAEPGTEVVYGVLPFFHAFGLTLCLSYAVRVGATLVLFPSFDPALVLEAQRRRPGTFLPAVPPMLDRLVTAATEAGADLSSFRHAISGAMALPAETARRWEEATGGLVVEGYGMTETSPVALGNPLAPERRPGTLGLPFPGTRVRIVDQEDPTRDVDPATGGELLIQGPQVFQGYWQRPEETAAQLLPGGWLRTGDVVRVDRGSVVLVDRMKEMIVTGGFKVYPSQVEDHLRGMPGIADVAVVGVPGGAMGESVVAAVVLDDGASGVDLGAVREWCEQRLARYALPRRLVVLTELPRSQVGKVLRRVVRDQVLAGEPA, from the coding sequence ATGAGCAACGCCGCGGGCCTCTCCTTCGACCTCCCGCCCGGGGTCCCCGCCGACGTGGACGTGCCGGACGAGCCGCTGACCGCCGCGCTCGACCGGGCCGCCGTGACCTGGCCGGACCGCGTCGCCCTCGACTTCCTCGGTGCCACGACGACGTACCGCGAGCTCGCCGACGCCGCCGCGCGCGGTGCCCAGGTGCTCCTCGACCTCGGCGTCCGCCCCGGCGACCGGGTCGCGCTCGCGATGCCGAACTGCCCGTCGCACGTCGTCGCGTTCTGGGCGGCGCTGCGGGTCGGCGCGGTCGTCGTCGAGCACAACCCGACGTACACCGCCGAGGAGCTCGCGCACCAGCTCGCCGACTCCGGCGCGGTCGTCGCCGTCGTCTGGCAGAAGACCGTCCCCGCCGTCCTCGCGTCGCTCGAGCGCACCGACGTGCGCGCCGTCGTCGCCGTCGACCTGTCCGCCGACCTGCCGTGGGCCAAGCGGCTCGCGCTCCGCCTCCCGCTCGCCCGCGCGCGCCGCACGCGAGCCGCGATGTGCGGCCCGGTCCCGTCGCACGTGCCCTCGTGGCACCGGCTCGCGGCCGCCGCCCGCCCGGCGTCCACGACCGCCCCGTCCCCCGACGACCTCGCGCTCCTGCAGTACACGGGCGGCACCACCGGCACGCCCAAGGCCGCGATGCTGAGCCACCGCAACCTCGTCGCGAACGCCCTGCAGGGCCATGCGTGGACCGGGGCCGAGCCGGGCACCGAGGTCGTGTACGGCGTGCTGCCGTTCTTCCACGCGTTCGGGCTGACCCTGTGCCTGTCCTACGCCGTGCGCGTCGGCGCGACGCTCGTGCTGTTCCCGTCGTTCGACCCGGCCCTCGTGCTCGAGGCCCAGCGCCGCCGACCCGGGACCTTCCTGCCCGCGGTCCCGCCGATGCTCGACCGGCTCGTCACCGCGGCGACGGAGGCGGGCGCGGACCTGTCCTCGTTCCGGCACGCGATCTCCGGCGCCATGGCCCTGCCCGCCGAGACCGCGCGGCGCTGGGAGGAGGCGACCGGCGGGCTCGTCGTCGAGGGCTACGGCATGACGGAGACGTCCCCTGTCGCGCTCGGCAACCCGCTCGCCCCCGAGCGCCGCCCCGGCACGCTCGGCCTGCCGTTCCCCGGCACGCGCGTGCGCATCGTCGACCAGGAGGACCCGACGCGCGACGTCGACCCGGCGACCGGCGGTGAGCTGCTCATCCAGGGCCCGCAGGTCTTCCAGGGCTACTGGCAGCGCCCCGAGGAGACCGCGGCGCAGCTCCTGCCCGGCGGCTGGCTGCGCACGGGTGACGTCGTCCGCGTCGACCGGGGGAGCGTCGTCCTCGTCGACCGCATGAAGGAGATGATCGTCACCGGCGGCTTCAAGGTGTACCCGTCGCAGGTCGAGGACCACCTGCGGGGCATGCCCGGCATCGCCGACGTCGCCGTCGTGGGCGTGCCCGGCGGCGCGATGGGCGAGTCCGTCGTCGCGGCGGTCGTGCTCGACGACGGCGCGTCCGGCGTCGACCTCGGTGCGGTCCGGGAGTGGTGCGAGCAGCGGCTCGCCCGCTACGCGCTGCCGCGGCGCCTCGTCGTCCTCACCGAGCTGCCGCGCTCGCAGGTCGGCAAGGTCCTGCGCCGCGTCGTGCGCGACCAGGTCCTCGCCGGCGAGCCGGCCTGA
- a CDS encoding acetylxylan esterase: MALFDLPLPELERYLPELDEPADLDDFWATTLAEARRHEVLVDVTRVDAGLRLVDTDDLTFAGFDGQPVRAWVTRPAGSAEQGEPLPVVVEFIGYGGGRGFAHERLAWATAGFVHVVMDTRGQGSTWGNGGHTPDPAGSGPASPGVMTRGIHDPEQHYYRRLMTDAVRAVDAARALPNVDQRRVTVAGISQGGGVALAAAGLCDGLAAAMPDVPFLCHYRRAVDITDAFPYGELVQYLAVHRGAEERVFRTMAYFDGVHLGRRATAPALFSVALRDATCPPSTVFAAYNHYAGLTGRPRTDIEVYTFNQHEGGQAFQLDRQLRWLPEVLAATPAAQVAEAAAR; the protein is encoded by the coding sequence ATGGCCCTGTTCGACCTGCCGCTGCCCGAGCTGGAGCGGTACCTGCCCGAGCTCGACGAGCCCGCCGACCTCGACGACTTCTGGGCGACGACGCTCGCCGAGGCCCGGCGGCACGAGGTCCTCGTGGACGTCACGCGCGTGGACGCCGGTCTGCGCCTGGTGGACACCGACGACCTGACGTTCGCGGGCTTCGACGGCCAGCCCGTGCGCGCGTGGGTGACGCGGCCCGCGGGCAGCGCGGAGCAGGGCGAGCCGCTGCCCGTGGTGGTGGAGTTCATCGGCTACGGCGGCGGGCGTGGGTTCGCGCACGAGCGGCTCGCGTGGGCGACGGCCGGCTTCGTGCACGTGGTCATGGACACGCGCGGCCAGGGCTCGACGTGGGGCAACGGCGGGCACACCCCTGATCCCGCGGGCTCCGGCCCCGCGTCGCCCGGCGTCATGACGCGGGGCATCCACGACCCCGAGCAGCACTACTACCGCCGGCTCATGACGGACGCGGTGCGGGCCGTGGACGCGGCGCGCGCGCTGCCGAACGTCGACCAGCGGCGCGTGACGGTCGCGGGCATCAGCCAGGGCGGCGGCGTGGCTCTCGCGGCGGCAGGGCTGTGCGACGGCCTCGCGGCGGCGATGCCCGACGTGCCGTTCCTGTGCCACTACCGCCGCGCGGTCGACATCACCGACGCGTTCCCGTACGGCGAGCTCGTGCAGTACCTCGCGGTGCACCGCGGTGCCGAGGAGCGGGTGTTCCGCACGATGGCGTACTTCGACGGCGTCCACCTGGGCCGGCGGGCGACGGCTCCCGCGCTGTTCTCCGTGGCGCTGCGCGACGCCACGTGCCCGCCGTCGACGGTGTTCGCCGCGTACAACCACTACGCCGGCCTCACCGGGCGTCCGCGCACCGACATCGAGGTGTACACGTTCAACCAGCACGAGGGAGGGCAGGCGTTCCAGCTCGACCGGCAGCTGCGCTGGCTGCCCGAGGTGCTCGCGGCCACCCCGGCCGCGCAGGTGGCGGAGGCCGCCGCCCGCTGA
- a CDS encoding MarR family winged helix-turn-helix transcriptional regulator — protein MDDAVPEIEEQVALLLRLADRNRRRSARLDGTLERSAYLALRHLDRVGPSAIHELAAHLRLDASTVTRQVDAMESAGHVVRGRDASDARRAVVSLTDEGRAALARTRAVRAEVYDEVLDRWSPDERRVLADVLTRLNGDFDRATEGR, from the coding sequence GTGGACGACGCCGTGCCGGAGATCGAGGAGCAGGTCGCCCTGCTGCTGCGGCTCGCGGACCGCAACCGGCGCCGCAGCGCGCGGCTCGACGGCACCCTGGAACGCTCCGCGTACCTCGCGCTGCGGCACCTCGACCGCGTCGGGCCGTCCGCGATCCACGAGCTCGCCGCGCACCTGCGGCTCGACGCGTCGACCGTCACGCGCCAGGTCGACGCCATGGAGTCGGCCGGGCACGTCGTCCGCGGCCGGGACGCGTCGGACGCGCGCCGGGCCGTCGTCTCGCTGACCGACGAGGGTCGTGCCGCCCTGGCCCGCACGCGGGCCGTCCGCGCCGAGGTGTACGACGAGGTCCTCGACCGCTGGTCACCCGACGAGCGTCGCGTCCTGGCCGACGTCCTGACGCGCCTCAACGGCGACTTCGACCGCGCGACGGAAGGCCGCTGA
- a CDS encoding siderophore-interacting protein, whose product MTDAPARPRPAPFVAEVLRTERLSRSFVRVVVGGPGLAGFEPSPHADSYVKLVFLPPTADGLRPLRDDGRLDLDAVRAALDPQDAPRLRSYTVRAFDAATRELTLDLVVHGDDGVAGPWAASAQPGDEVLLLGPGGAWSPDPSAAAHLLVGDASALPAIAVALERLPADAVGHVVVEVHDADDELPLATPAGVRVHWRHTGLGVPGVALVEAVLALPALPAPVSAFLHGEAGAVRELRRHLRADRGVPREHLSVSGYWRLGSDDEGWRSGKKAWLADIEQAEAAAGL is encoded by the coding sequence GTGACCGACGCACCCGCACGCCCCCGGCCCGCCCCGTTCGTCGCCGAGGTGCTGCGCACCGAGCGGCTGTCCCGCTCCTTCGTCCGGGTGGTCGTCGGCGGGCCCGGGCTGGCCGGCTTCGAGCCGTCGCCGCACGCCGACTCCTACGTCAAGCTCGTCTTCCTGCCGCCCACCGCCGACGGCCTGCGCCCGCTGCGCGACGACGGCCGCCTCGACCTCGACGCCGTCCGCGCGGCGCTCGACCCGCAGGACGCCCCTCGGCTGCGCTCGTACACCGTCCGCGCGTTCGACGCCGCGACGCGCGAGCTCACGCTCGACCTCGTGGTGCACGGCGACGACGGCGTCGCCGGACCGTGGGCCGCCTCCGCGCAGCCCGGCGACGAGGTGCTGCTCCTCGGCCCCGGCGGTGCGTGGTCACCCGACCCGTCCGCTGCCGCGCACCTGCTCGTCGGCGACGCGAGCGCGCTGCCCGCGATCGCGGTGGCGCTCGAGCGGCTGCCCGCGGACGCCGTCGGGCACGTCGTCGTCGAGGTGCACGACGCCGACGACGAGCTGCCCCTCGCCACCCCGGCCGGCGTGCGGGTGCACTGGCGCCACACCGGCCTCGGGGTTCCCGGCGTCGCGCTCGTCGAGGCGGTGCTCGCCCTGCCCGCCCTGCCCGCACCCGTGAGCGCCTTCCTGCACGGCGAGGCCGGTGCGGTCCGCGAGCTGCGCCGCCACCTGCGCGCCGACCGCGGTGTCCCGCGCGAGCACCTGTCGGTCTCCGGCTACTGGCGGCTCGGCAGCGACGACGAGGGCTGGCGGTCGGGGAAGAAGGCGTGGCTCGCCGACATCGAGCAGGCGGAGGCCGCCGCAGGCCTCTGA
- a CDS encoding FKBP-type peptidyl-prolyl cis-trans isomerase, with protein MSAALPEVSGSFGEKPTLTFPDAQPPAELEVVVLSRGDGPLVEAGDDIEVHYLGQSWKGGVFDNSYDRGSSISFGIGVGQVIAGWDEGLVGQQVGSRVLLSIPSHLGYGDRGVPQAGIKGGDTLVFVVDIVGTRN; from the coding sequence ATGTCCGCAGCGCTGCCCGAGGTCTCGGGATCGTTCGGCGAGAAGCCCACGCTGACCTTCCCCGACGCGCAGCCGCCCGCCGAGCTCGAGGTGGTCGTGCTCTCGCGCGGCGACGGTCCGCTCGTCGAGGCCGGCGACGACATCGAGGTGCACTACCTGGGCCAGTCGTGGAAGGGCGGGGTGTTCGACAACTCCTACGACCGCGGCTCGTCGATCTCGTTCGGCATCGGCGTCGGCCAGGTCATCGCCGGCTGGGACGAGGGCCTCGTCGGCCAGCAGGTCGGCTCGCGCGTCCTGCTGTCCATCCCGTCGCACCTCGGCTACGGCGACCGCGGCGTGCCGCAGGCCGGCATCAAGGGCGGGGACACCCTCGTCTTCGTCGTCGACATCGTCGGCACCCGCAACTGA
- a CDS encoding Bax inhibitor-1/YccA family protein — protein MSNPVFSNSPVFGDPNDRRARARAQAGGAATATVDAATLDRMYEAPAATARQTGRLTYDDVIMKTAGVFAVLVVSAAVTWTLVPGLWIVGAVVGLVLGLVNAFKREPSPALILAYAVAQGMFLGGISLFFEQELPGIVVQAVLATFSVFAASLFLFRSGRVRVTPKFVRWLLVAMVGYLMFSLVNVGLMLFGGTGEFGPLRSGPLGIIVGLVAVGLAAASLIVDFDSIKRGVEQGVPAKFAWSAAFGLAVTLIWLYLELLRLIAIFRE, from the coding sequence ATGAGCAACCCCGTCTTCAGCAACAGTCCCGTCTTCGGGGACCCGAACGACCGGCGCGCCCGCGCGCGTGCGCAGGCGGGTGGGGCGGCCACGGCGACGGTCGACGCCGCCACCCTGGACCGGATGTACGAGGCGCCCGCGGCCACCGCACGCCAGACGGGCCGGCTCACGTACGACGACGTCATCATGAAGACGGCCGGCGTGTTCGCGGTCCTCGTCGTGAGCGCGGCCGTCACGTGGACGCTCGTGCCCGGCCTGTGGATCGTCGGCGCGGTCGTCGGCCTGGTCCTCGGCCTCGTCAACGCGTTCAAGCGCGAGCCCAGCCCGGCGCTGATCCTCGCCTACGCGGTCGCGCAGGGCATGTTCCTCGGCGGCATCAGCCTGTTCTTCGAGCAGGAGCTCCCCGGCATCGTCGTGCAGGCCGTGCTCGCGACGTTCTCGGTGTTCGCCGCGTCGCTGTTCCTGTTCCGCTCGGGCCGCGTGCGCGTGACGCCGAAGTTCGTCCGCTGGCTGCTCGTCGCGATGGTCGGCTACCTCATGTTCTCACTGGTCAACGTCGGGCTCATGCTCTTCGGCGGCACCGGTGAGTTCGGCCCGCTGCGGTCCGGCCCCCTCGGCATCATCGTCGGCCTCGTCGCGGTCGGCCTCGCGGCGGCGAGCCTCATCGTCGACTTCGACTCGATCAAGCGGGGTGTCGAGCAGGGCGTGCCGGCGAAGTTCGCCTGGTCCGCCGCGTTCGGTCTCGCCGTCACCCTCATCTGGCTGTACCTGGAGCTGCTGCGGCTCATCGCGATCTTCCGCGAGTGA
- a CDS encoding alpha/beta fold hydrolase, whose translation MTTTQHLQRPFGRLGYAVDGPADGPLVLLVPGMGDLRRTWDAVARDLVAHGCRVAALDLRGHGESDPDRDPAGHGVAPVAEDVLALARHLGATPDHPVVLVGSSVGAGGVVRAAADAPDLVAGVVALAYAANDGAPTRTVRLQVRTLLSRPWGPRAWAWFYRSLVKAPVDVAAHTAALRADLARPGHLAQLRTLALRLVEGREDTRLAAVRAPVVAILGDADPESKHPAAELDRMVATAPDVTPVLLPGVGHYPQHEATAVVVERIAALVDRVLPAASARPAGPRA comes from the coding sequence ATGACCACGACGCAGCACCTCCAGCGCCCCTTCGGCCGGCTCGGGTACGCGGTCGACGGCCCGGCCGACGGGCCCCTCGTCCTCCTCGTCCCCGGCATGGGCGACCTGCGCCGCACCTGGGACGCGGTCGCACGCGACCTCGTCGCCCACGGCTGCCGCGTCGCCGCCCTCGACCTGCGCGGCCACGGCGAGAGCGACCCGGACCGCGACCCCGCCGGGCACGGCGTCGCCCCCGTCGCGGAGGACGTGCTGGCCCTCGCACGCCACCTCGGCGCCACGCCGGACCACCCCGTGGTGCTCGTCGGCAGCTCGGTCGGCGCGGGCGGCGTCGTGCGCGCCGCAGCCGACGCACCGGACCTCGTCGCCGGCGTCGTCGCGCTCGCCTACGCCGCCAACGACGGCGCACCGACGCGCACGGTGCGCCTGCAGGTCCGCACGCTGCTCAGCCGCCCCTGGGGGCCGCGCGCGTGGGCGTGGTTCTACCGCAGCCTCGTCAAGGCACCCGTCGACGTCGCGGCACACACCGCCGCCCTGCGCGCCGACCTCGCGCGCCCCGGGCACCTCGCGCAGCTGCGCACCCTCGCGCTGCGGCTCGTCGAGGGCCGCGAGGACACGCGCCTGGCCGCCGTGCGGGCACCCGTCGTCGCGATCCTCGGCGACGCCGACCCCGAGTCGAAGCACCCTGCCGCGGAGCTCGACCGCATGGTCGCGACCGCGCCCGACGTCACGCCCGTCCTGCTCCCCGGAGTCGGCCACTACCCGCAGCACGAGGCGACGGCCGTCGTCGTCGAGCGCATCGCCGCCCTGGTCGACCGCGTGCTGCCCGCCGCGTCCGCCCGCCCGGCCGGCCCCCGTGCCTAG
- a CDS encoding PPOX class F420-dependent oxidoreductase, whose product MPKPPLPADVAALLAQPNHAVMGTIHPDGRPVTVATWYLVEDDGRILLNLDASRARLAHLRANPQVSLTALAPDNWYTHVSVQGHVVEIRDDEGLVDIDRLSVHYGGNPYPVRDRARVSVLVEIDHWHGWGAAKQD is encoded by the coding sequence GTGCCGAAGCCGCCGCTGCCCGCCGACGTCGCCGCGCTCCTCGCGCAGCCCAACCACGCCGTCATGGGCACCATCCACCCCGACGGCCGCCCCGTCACCGTCGCGACCTGGTACCTCGTCGAGGACGACGGTCGCATCCTGCTCAACCTCGACGCGTCCCGCGCGCGCCTCGCACACCTGCGCGCGAACCCGCAGGTCTCCCTCACGGCCCTGGCGCCGGACAACTGGTACACGCACGTGAGCGTCCAGGGGCACGTCGTGGAGATCCGCGACGACGAGGGCCTCGTCGACATCGACCGCCTGTCGGTGCACTACGGCGGCAACCCGTACCCCGTGCGTGACCGGGCGCGCGTGAGCGTGCTCGTGGAGATCGACCACTGGCACGGCTGGGGCGCCGCCAAGCAGGACTGA
- a CDS encoding TetR-like C-terminal domain-containing protein gives MTVALACVDDTGPTGFADLTLAAVAARAGVAVPSLYKHVEGLPGLRREVALACVEEFTAVLVAATDAAPTGHTGARLRAAVVATRAWARRHPGRYAAVQGGWPQDDQAVAVQAAAARAVEVLAAAVADLGVPPHRHVDAVRAVRAALHGFVVLELDGGFGMPDDVDTSFTFLVDGLVAGLTRTATP, from the coding sequence GTGACGGTCGCCCTGGCGTGCGTCGACGACACGGGCCCGACCGGGTTCGCCGACCTGACCCTCGCCGCCGTGGCGGCCCGCGCCGGCGTCGCCGTCCCCAGCCTCTACAAGCACGTCGAGGGCCTGCCCGGCCTGCGGCGCGAGGTCGCGCTCGCGTGCGTCGAGGAGTTCACCGCGGTCCTCGTCGCCGCGACGGACGCGGCACCCACCGGGCACACCGGTGCGCGCCTGCGTGCGGCCGTCGTCGCGACGCGCGCATGGGCGCGGCGGCACCCGGGCCGCTACGCCGCGGTGCAGGGCGGCTGGCCGCAGGACGACCAGGCCGTCGCGGTGCAGGCCGCGGCCGCCCGGGCCGTCGAGGTCCTCGCCGCGGCGGTCGCCGACCTCGGGGTCCCGCCGCACCGGCACGTCGACGCCGTCCGCGCCGTCCGCGCGGCGCTCCACGGGTTCGTGGTCCTCGAGCTCGACGGCGGCTTCGGCATGCCCGACGACGTCGACACGAGCTTCACGTTCCTCGTCGACGGCCTGGTCGCGGGCCTGACCCGCACGGCGACGCCGTAA
- a CDS encoding ABC transporter ATP-binding protein has protein sequence MIEAQGLTKRYGSKTAVDGISFTVHPGKVTGFLGPNGAGKSTTMRMIMGLDRPTHGTVTVNGRPYAQHRSPLTEVGALLEAKAVHTGRSARNHLRALAATHGIPDKRVNEVVSMTGLDAVAKRRVGGFSLGMGQRLGIAAALLGDPRTLILDEPVNGLDPEGVLWVRNLVKYLAAEGRTVFLSSHLMSEMALTADHLVVIGRGRIIADGPVQDVVARATTSTVRVRSPHATELAGLLAGPDVTITAVSPGVLDVHGATSEAVGEVAAAGRLVLHELTPITGSLEDAYMSLTQDAVEYHSGVPQATAPATGQSQPTSQEQAK, from the coding sequence ATGATCGAGGCCCAGGGCCTGACGAAGAGGTACGGCAGCAAGACCGCCGTGGACGGCATCTCGTTCACGGTGCACCCCGGCAAGGTCACGGGCTTCCTGGGCCCGAACGGCGCCGGCAAGTCCACCACGATGCGCATGATCATGGGCCTGGACCGCCCGACGCACGGCACGGTGACCGTCAACGGACGCCCCTACGCGCAGCACCGCTCCCCGCTCACGGAGGTCGGCGCGCTGCTCGAGGCGAAGGCCGTCCACACCGGCCGCAGCGCGCGCAACCACCTGCGGGCGCTCGCCGCGACGCACGGCATCCCCGACAAGCGCGTCAACGAGGTCGTCTCGATGACAGGCCTTGACGCGGTCGCCAAGCGCCGGGTCGGCGGGTTCTCGCTCGGCATGGGCCAGCGGCTCGGCATCGCCGCGGCGCTCCTGGGCGACCCGCGCACGCTCATCCTCGACGAGCCCGTCAACGGCCTCGACCCCGAGGGCGTGCTGTGGGTCCGCAACCTCGTGAAGTACCTCGCCGCGGAGGGCCGCACGGTCTTCCTGTCGTCGCACCTCATGAGCGAGATGGCCCTCACGGCGGACCACCTCGTCGTCATCGGCCGCGGCCGGATCATCGCCGACGGGCCCGTGCAGGACGTCGTCGCGCGCGCCACGACCTCCACGGTCCGGGTCCGCTCGCCGCACGCGACCGAGCTCGCCGGGCTGCTCGCCGGCCCGGACGTCACGATCACCGCCGTCTCGCCCGGCGTCCTGGACGTCCACGGCGCCACGTCGGAGGCCGTCGGCGAGGTCGCGGCCGCAGGCCGGCTCGTGCTGCACGAGCTGACGCCGATCACCGGGTCCCTCGAGGACGCGTACATGTCCCTCACGCAGGACGCCGTCGAGTACCACTCGGGCGTCCCCCAGGCCACGGCCCCCGCGACGGGGCAGAGCCAGCCGACCAGCCAGGAGCAGGCCAAGTGA
- a CDS encoding cystathionine beta-synthase: MKYAEHISELVGGTPLVRLSSVTEGLTATVLAKVEYLNPGGSVKDRIALKMIEAAEASGELRPGGTIVEPTSGNTGVGLALVAQRKGYRCVFVCPDKVSQDKRDVLRAYGAEVVVTPTAVPPDHPDSYYSVSDRLAREIEGAWKPNQYANANGPASHYESTGPEIWADTDGRVTHVVAGVGTGGTITGTGRFLHDVSADRPEADGGRVVVVGADPLGSVYSGGDGRPYLVEGVGEDFWPSAYDPSVPDRIIAVSDADSFAMTRRLAREEGLLVGGSCGMAVEAALRFARELQDSDPDAAARAVIVVILPDGGRGYLSKIFNDSWMRSYGFLGADEGATVGDVLRTKTGSLPALVHTHPTESVRDAIEILHEYGVSQMPVVGAEPPVKVGEVAGAVSERDLLDAVFSGRAALSDRVDKHMGSPFPLIGAGESVDDARRALESADALMVVDDGQPVGVLTRHDLLGFLAR, from the coding sequence GTGAAGTACGCCGAGCACATCTCCGAGCTGGTCGGCGGCACGCCGCTCGTCCGGCTGTCGTCCGTGACCGAGGGGCTGACCGCGACGGTCCTGGCCAAGGTCGAGTACCTGAACCCGGGCGGCTCCGTGAAGGACCGCATCGCGCTCAAGATGATCGAGGCCGCGGAGGCGAGCGGGGAGCTGCGCCCCGGCGGCACGATCGTCGAGCCGACCTCCGGCAACACGGGTGTCGGGCTGGCCCTCGTGGCGCAGCGCAAGGGCTACCGCTGCGTGTTCGTCTGCCCGGACAAGGTGAGCCAGGACAAGCGCGACGTCCTGCGCGCGTACGGCGCCGAGGTCGTCGTCACGCCCACCGCGGTCCCGCCCGACCACCCGGACTCGTACTACTCGGTGTCCGACCGGCTCGCGCGCGAGATCGAGGGCGCCTGGAAGCCGAACCAGTACGCGAACGCGAACGGCCCGGCGAGCCACTACGAGTCGACCGGCCCGGAGATCTGGGCCGACACGGACGGGCGCGTGACGCACGTCGTCGCCGGCGTGGGAACGGGCGGCACCATCACCGGCACGGGCCGGTTCCTGCACGACGTCTCCGCGGACCGTCCCGAGGCGGACGGCGGCCGCGTGGTCGTCGTCGGGGCGGACCCGCTCGGGTCGGTGTACTCGGGCGGCGACGGGCGGCCCTACCTCGTCGAGGGCGTGGGCGAGGACTTCTGGCCGAGCGCGTACGACCCGTCGGTGCCGGACCGGATCATCGCGGTCTCCGACGCGGACTCGTTCGCGATGACCCGGCGGCTCGCGCGTGAGGAGGGGCTGCTGGTCGGCGGCTCGTGCGGCATGGCGGTCGAGGCGGCGCTGCGGTTCGCCCGCGAGCTGCAGGACTCCGACCCGGACGCGGCGGCCCGGGCGGTGATCGTCGTGATCCTGCCCGACGGGGGTCGCGGCTACCTGTCGAAGATCTTCAACGACTCGTGGATGCGCTCGTACGGCTTCCTGGGCGCCGACGAGGGTGCCACGGTCGGCGACGTGCTGCGTACCAAGACGGGGTCGCTGCCCGCGCTGGTCCACACGCACCCGACCGAGTCGGTGCGCGACGCGATCGAGATCCTGCACGAGTACGGCGTCTCCCAGATGCCCGTCGTCGGCGCCGAGCCGCCCGTCAAGGTCGGTGAGGTCGCCGGCGCGGTCTCGGAGCGGGACCTGCTCGACGCGGTGTTCTCGGGCCGCGCGGCGCTGTCGGACCGCGTCGACAAGCACATGGGCTCGCCGTTCCCGCTCATCGGGGCGGGGGAGTCGGTGGACGACGCCCGCCGGGCGCTCGAGTCGGCGGACGCGCTCATGGTCGTCGACGACGGCCAGCCGGTCGGCGTCCTGACGCGGCACGACCTGCTCGGGTTCCTCGCGCGCTGA
- a CDS encoding ABC transporter permease subunit, giving the protein MSTTTATSPAVAAPKSVASPYKVSFGHLLKAEWIKLWSVRSTVWTLSIMIVVMVGLVAAVAGLSVANGAEGEAETGAALGYFALIPAVNMASLAVVVLGVLSITGEYTTGMIRASAAAAPRRTPVLWSKMTVLFAVILGASVIAVALAYLVELLILGPKDLALDLSDPEALRVLGGCALYLATISIFAFALGALLRHSAAALATVLGLLLVIETVVGAIPWKPLQYVSPLLPATAGGKITQPDSLNEMMNSMTDAGANLNAWQGYGVLVAWVVVILAVAALLMRRRDV; this is encoded by the coding sequence GTGAGCACGACCACCGCCACGTCCCCCGCCGTCGCCGCGCCGAAGTCCGTCGCGTCGCCCTACAAGGTGTCCTTCGGCCACCTCCTCAAGGCCGAGTGGATCAAGCTCTGGTCGGTGCGCTCCACCGTCTGGACGCTCTCGATCATGATCGTCGTCATGGTCGGCCTCGTCGCCGCCGTCGCCGGCCTCAGCGTCGCCAACGGCGCCGAGGGCGAGGCGGAGACCGGGGCCGCGCTCGGCTACTTCGCCCTCATCCCGGCCGTGAACATGGCGTCCCTCGCGGTCGTCGTGCTCGGCGTGCTCTCCATCACCGGCGAGTACACGACGGGGATGATCCGCGCGAGCGCCGCGGCGGCACCGCGACGCACCCCGGTGCTGTGGTCCAAGATGACCGTGCTGTTCGCGGTCATCCTCGGGGCGTCCGTCATCGCGGTCGCGCTCGCGTACCTCGTCGAGCTGCTCATCCTCGGCCCGAAGGACCTCGCGCTCGACCTGTCCGACCCGGAGGCGCTGCGCGTCCTCGGCGGCTGCGCGCTGTACCTCGCGACCATCTCGATCTTCGCGTTCGCGCTCGGCGCGCTCCTGCGGCACTCCGCCGCGGCGCTCGCGACCGTGCTCGGCCTGCTGCTCGTCATCGAGACGGTCGTCGGCGCGATCCCGTGGAAGCCGCTGCAGTACGTCAGCCCGCTGCTGCCGGCGACCGCCGGCGGGAAGATCACGCAGCCGGACAGCCTCAACGAGATGATGAACTCGATGACCGACGCGGGGGCCAACCTCAACGCCTGGCAGGGGTACGGCGTGCTCGTCGCCTGGGTCGTCGTGATCCTCGCGGTCGCCGCCCTGCTGATGCGGCGCCGCGACGTCTGA